The following are from one region of the Stanieria cyanosphaera PCC 7437 genome:
- a CDS encoding dihydroorotase gives MKSTNQLKDSDFSLLIQQVRVIDPIFFTERNADVLVVNGIIEAVEPHLTEIPQDIPIQNGQGLIFAPGLVDLYSHSGQPGYENRETLQSMASAAAAGGFTRMALLPNTVPPLDNLEMLTSMHQKIRLLKDESKPIPSLNFWGSMTLGNQGQQMVELAEIATKTIGLTDTYSLFNFSLLRQILEYLKPFNKVIAIAINSQEFEPNAVIREGIHSLRYGLLGNPVFSEAITIAALIEMIDEIGTPVHLMRISTERGVELIANAKQRGIPITASTTWMHLLFDSQDLVDYNPNLRLQPPLGNKQDVLALVEGVKQGIIDAIAIDHNSYTYEEKTLAFAKTPPGVIGLELALPLLWQKFVVSGIWSALELWQALSMRPLICLEQEPVSIKPGQKAEAILFDPQIKWTVNQDNLYSLGVNTPWWGQEISGRVIQFWN, from the coding sequence ATGAAATCAACTAATCAGTTAAAAGATAGTGATTTTAGTTTGTTGATTCAACAAGTTAGAGTAATAGATCCTATTTTTTTTACTGAGCGTAATGCTGATGTATTAGTTGTAAATGGAATAATTGAAGCAGTTGAACCTCATTTAACAGAAATTCCTCAAGATATTCCAATTCAGAACGGTCAAGGACTTATTTTCGCTCCTGGATTAGTCGATCTCTACAGTCACAGTGGACAACCAGGGTATGAAAATAGGGAAACTTTGCAAAGTATGGCATCTGCTGCTGCTGCTGGAGGGTTTACTAGGATGGCTCTTTTACCTAATACTGTTCCTCCTCTAGATAATCTTGAGATGCTAACATCTATGCATCAAAAAATTAGACTACTAAAGGATGAATCAAAACCTATACCTAGCTTAAATTTTTGGGGATCGATGACTTTAGGTAATCAAGGGCAGCAAATGGTTGAACTTGCTGAAATAGCTACGAAGACAATTGGTTTAACTGATACATATTCTCTTTTCAATTTTAGTTTGCTCAGACAAATCTTAGAATATTTAAAACCTTTTAATAAAGTTATTGCAATAGCAATTAATAGTCAAGAATTTGAACCAAACGCTGTTATTAGAGAAGGTATTCATTCTCTTCGCTATGGACTTTTAGGAAATCCAGTATTTTCTGAGGCTATAACAATTGCTGCATTAATTGAGATGATAGATGAAATTGGCACGCCAGTACATTTGATGCGAATCTCTACTGAACGTGGAGTAGAATTAATTGCTAATGCTAAACAAAGAGGAATACCAATTACAGCAAGTACTACTTGGATGCATTTGTTATTTGATTCTCAAGATTTAGTTGATTATAATCCTAATTTACGTTTACAACCTCCGTTAGGAAATAAACAAGATGTGCTGGCATTAGTAGAGGGTGTTAAACAAGGAATAATTGATGCAATTGCCATAGATCATAATTCATATACTTATGAAGAAAAGACTCTGGCTTTTGCCAAAACGCCTCCTGGAGTGATTGGATTAGAGTTAGCTCTTCCTTTGCTTTGGCAAAAATTTGTGGTTAGTGGAATTTGGTCAGCTTTGGAATTGTGGCAGGCTCTGAGTATGCGTCCTTTAATATGTTTAGAACAAGAACCTGTTAGTATTAAACCTGGCCAAAAAGCAGAGGCAATTTTATTTGATCCTCAAATAAAGTGGACAGTAAATCAGGATAATCTTTATTCTTTAGGAGTTAATACTCCTTGGTGGGG
- the malQ gene encoding 4-alpha-glucanotransferase — MFDSRASGILLHPTSLPSPYGIGDLGVNAYQFVDFLSASYQQVWQILPIGPTGYGNSPYLSYSALAGNPLLISPKQLQEDGLLTEEDLNRLPEYPVERVDYNLVIATKMPLLKKASAKFQSLASAKQQQQFQEFCDRHADWLDDYALFMALKEANHGASWNQWESNIASRQPEALIDWATCLKDDVYYHKFIQYEFFRQWQLLKKYANQKNIKIFGDIPIYVAHDSVDVWAHPEIFCLDEKTGEPALMAGVPPDYFSATGQLWGNPVYNWKELEKTDFQWWIRRVEGILEYVDLIRIDHFRGFEAFWAVKQGEPTAMNGKWLKAPGEKFFTILKEKLGELPIIAEDLGVITPEVEELRDKFNFPGMKILQFAFDSDRDNQFLPYNYVNRNCIVYTGTHDNDTTVGWFNKRSPEEQARVIDYLGCLCPEGIHWALIRQALASVVNLAIIPLQDTFGLGAEAKMNTPSQAEGNWEWRFPADYLNQDLIDYLKHVVYIYGRAPVSSNF; from the coding sequence ATGTTTGACTCAAGAGCTAGCGGTATTTTACTTCATCCTACATCTTTACCTAGTCCTTATGGTATCGGGGATCTGGGTGTCAATGCTTATCAATTTGTAGATTTTTTGTCAGCAAGCTATCAACAAGTATGGCAGATTCTGCCAATTGGCCCGACTGGATATGGTAACTCTCCATATTTATCCTATTCAGCTTTAGCAGGAAATCCTCTTTTAATTAGTCCGAAACAATTACAAGAAGACGGATTATTAACTGAAGAAGACTTAAATAGATTGCCTGAATATCCAGTAGAGCGAGTCGATTATAATTTAGTAATTGCTACAAAAATGCCTTTATTAAAAAAGGCAAGTGCCAAGTTTCAATCTCTAGCATCAGCAAAACAGCAACAACAATTTCAGGAATTTTGCGATCGCCATGCAGATTGGCTAGATGATTATGCTTTATTTATGGCTTTAAAAGAAGCTAATCATGGTGCTAGTTGGAATCAATGGGAGTCAAATATTGCTTCTCGTCAACCAGAAGCCCTGATTGATTGGGCAACTTGCTTAAAAGATGATGTTTACTATCATAAATTTATTCAATATGAATTTTTCCGCCAGTGGCAACTCTTAAAAAAATACGCCAACCAGAAAAACATCAAAATTTTTGGTGATATTCCTATCTATGTTGCTCATGATAGCGTCGATGTCTGGGCGCATCCAGAAATTTTTTGTCTTGATGAAAAAACAGGCGAGCCAGCTTTAATGGCTGGTGTACCTCCAGATTACTTTAGTGCAACTGGACAGTTGTGGGGCAATCCTGTTTACAACTGGAAAGAGTTAGAAAAAACAGATTTTCAGTGGTGGATCAGAAGAGTAGAAGGAATTTTAGAATATGTCGATTTAATTCGGATCGATCATTTTCGTGGTTTTGAAGCATTTTGGGCTGTTAAACAAGGCGAACCTACAGCAATGAATGGCAAATGGCTCAAAGCACCTGGAGAAAAATTTTTTACTATTCTTAAAGAAAAATTAGGAGAACTACCAATCATCGCAGAAGATTTAGGCGTAATTACACCAGAAGTTGAAGAATTGAGGGATAAATTTAATTTTCCCGGCATGAAAATTCTCCAGTTTGCTTTTGACAGCGATCGGGATAATCAATTTCTTCCCTATAACTATGTTAATCGCAACTGCATTGTTTACACTGGCACTCACGATAACGATACTACAGTAGGTTGGTTTAACAAACGTTCTCCCGAAGAGCAAGCTAGAGTAATCGATTATTTAGGGTGTCTGTGTCCAGAAGGAATTCATTGGGCTTTAATTCGTCAAGCTTTAGCCTCAGTAGTAAATCTTGCCATTATTCCTCTACAAGATACTTTTGGATTAGGAGCAGAAGCCAAAATGAATACTCCTTCTCAAGCAGAAGGTAACTGGGAGTGGCGTTTTCCTGCCGACTATTTAAACCAAGATTTAATTGATTATCTAAAACATGTAGTTTATATCTATGGTCGCGCACCCGTCTCTTCAAATTTTTAA
- a CDS encoding YcjF family protein, whose amino-acid sequence MSFARLLTLFVGLSLILGLGIWLITSLYRLYLQISFTSPFLANFLLLFLVILLGLLIFAFIYYFNFYNNKKSRTKVRRNRLVKKIPEEKTQAAAENLKALKKQVGQIQDRIAQEAFLKRSEEIEANLARGEIKIVVFGTGSAGKTSLVNSLMGEIVGEVNPTMGTTKEGETYSLKLKGIAREILITDTPGILEAGIAGTERGELARQLATEADLLLFVVDNDLLQSEYEPLKTLAEIGKRSLLVFNKIDLYADEDQEVILKQLKERVTKLIPAADVIAIAANPQPVQLASGEIIEPEPEIIPLIKRLVAVLRAEGEDLIADNILLQSQRLGDQARKIIDRQRKRQAERVIDRYQWIGAGVIAMTPLPVVDLLATAAVNAQMVVEIGRIYGCELNSDRGRDLALSLGKTLVSLGVVKGAVEILAKALQFHVATYIVGKVIQAVSAAYLTRIAGKSFIEYFRHDQDWGDGGITEVVQRQFQLSRRDEFVKSFVKDAIAKVVQPLTGNWEEQEPETLELEARLEDDW is encoded by the coding sequence ATGTCTTTTGCGCGTCTACTTACACTTTTTGTAGGTCTTAGTTTAATTTTAGGATTAGGAATTTGGTTAATCACATCACTTTATCGATTGTATTTGCAAATTTCTTTTACCTCACCATTTTTAGCTAATTTTCTTTTATTATTTCTGGTTATTTTACTTGGACTATTAATTTTTGCATTTATTTACTATTTTAATTTTTACAATAATAAAAAATCGAGAACCAAAGTTCGTAGAAATCGTTTAGTTAAAAAAATACCTGAAGAAAAAACTCAAGCAGCAGCAGAAAATCTTAAAGCATTAAAGAAACAGGTAGGACAGATACAAGATCGTATTGCTCAAGAAGCTTTTTTAAAACGTTCTGAAGAAATAGAAGCTAATTTAGCACGAGGAGAAATCAAAATAGTAGTTTTTGGTACAGGTTCGGCAGGAAAAACTTCTTTAGTAAATTCTTTAATGGGAGAAATTGTTGGGGAAGTTAATCCGACTATGGGAACTACCAAAGAAGGAGAAACCTATAGCTTAAAACTTAAGGGAATAGCAAGAGAAATTTTAATTACCGACACTCCTGGTATTTTAGAAGCAGGAATAGCTGGAACAGAACGAGGAGAATTAGCTAGACAACTAGCGACAGAAGCAGATTTACTTTTATTTGTAGTTGATAACGATTTACTACAATCAGAATACGAACCGTTAAAAACTTTAGCTGAAATTGGTAAACGTTCTTTATTGGTTTTCAATAAAATTGATCTTTACGCTGATGAAGATCAAGAGGTAATTTTAAAACAGTTAAAAGAGAGAGTGACTAAATTAATTCCTGCTGCTGATGTTATAGCGATCGCAGCTAATCCTCAACCAGTTCAGTTAGCTAGTGGAGAGATTATTGAACCAGAACCAGAAATAATTCCTTTAATTAAAAGATTAGTAGCGGTATTGAGAGCAGAAGGTGAAGATTTAATTGCTGACAATATTTTGTTACAATCCCAAAGATTAGGAGATCAAGCTAGAAAAATTATTGATCGTCAAAGAAAACGACAAGCAGAACGAGTAATTGATCGCTATCAATGGATTGGTGCAGGAGTAATTGCAATGACTCCTTTACCTGTAGTCGATTTGTTAGCAACCGCAGCAGTTAATGCTCAAATGGTAGTAGAAATTGGTCGTATTTATGGTTGTGAATTAAATTCGGATAGAGGTAGAGATTTAGCTTTATCTTTAGGTAAAACTTTAGTAAGCTTGGGTGTGGTTAAAGGTGCAGTAGAAATTTTAGCCAAAGCTCTACAATTTCACGTTGCTACTTATATAGTAGGAAAAGTCATTCAGGCAGTTTCTGCTGCTTATTTAACTCGGATTGCTGGGAAAAGTTTTATAGAATATTTTCGTCATGATCAAGATTGGGGTGATGGAGGAATTACGGAAGTAGTGCAGCGACAGTTTCAGTTGAGTCGTCGAGATGAATTTGTTAAATCTTTTGTCAAAGATGCGATCGCAAAAGTGGTTCAACCTCTTACTGGTAATTGGGAAGAACAAGAACCAGAAACATTAGAGTTAGAAGCTAGACTGGAAGATGATTGGTAA
- a CDS encoding gamma-glutamylcyclotransferase family protein: MSNSINLFCYGSLMYPEVWHLIVKDKYQQQQAKVFGYRRKKIKNEEYPGLIASKQEDSIQGTVYFNVSTQDLKRLDLFEGNQYIRVKVNCILCNESYIESYTYIINPHDQTIVEKEDWNQEEFEQNGLKQFLNKYRGFSAF; the protein is encoded by the coding sequence ATGAGCAATTCAATTAATTTATTTTGTTATGGCTCTTTAATGTATCCTGAAGTATGGCATTTAATTGTTAAAGATAAATATCAACAACAACAGGCCAAGGTATTTGGCTACCGCAGAAAAAAAATAAAAAATGAAGAATATCCTGGTCTTATTGCTTCTAAGCAAGAAGATAGCATACAGGGAACTGTTTATTTTAATGTCTCAACTCAAGATTTAAAAAGATTAGATCTTTTTGAAGGAAATCAATATATTAGAGTTAAAGTAAATTGTATTTTATGTAATGAGTCTTATATTGAAAGCTACACTTATATTATTAACCCACATGACCAAACCATAGTAGAAAAAGAAGACTGGAATCAAGAAGAGTTTGAGCAAAATGGATTAAAACAATTTTTAAATAAATACAGGGGTTTTTCTGCCTTTTAA
- a CDS encoding sterol desaturase family protein: MILDKLWFYCVAFILIILGRYFLIAGGTYLLFYSVLGKFFANQRLRRQTPKWESIQKDIKLSLISTVVFALCAALIMSEYDLGLTLLYSDFNKYGLWYLGVSFLGVLILQDAYFYFIHRLFHNSLFFKWLHQGHHCSREPTPWTSFAFDPPEAIAQTFFFLVIVFIMPLHFITVIAALITMTIWAVFTHLGFEIFPASFPRHWLGKWLIGPTHHSIHHRKYTVHYGLYFTWWDKLLNTHDPNYDHWD; the protein is encoded by the coding sequence TTGATACTAGACAAACTTTGGTTTTATTGTGTTGCCTTTATCCTTATTATTCTTGGCAGATATTTTCTCATTGCTGGGGGAACCTATCTACTTTTCTACTCGGTTTTAGGCAAATTTTTCGCTAATCAACGATTACGTCGGCAAACTCCCAAATGGGAATCAATTCAAAAAGATATTAAGTTATCCCTTATTTCAACTGTAGTGTTTGCTCTCTGTGCAGCATTGATCATGTCTGAGTATGATTTAGGATTAACTCTTTTATACAGTGATTTCAACAAGTATGGGTTGTGGTATTTAGGAGTCAGCTTTTTAGGAGTTTTGATTCTCCAAGATGCTTATTTTTACTTTATTCATCGACTATTTCACAATTCCTTATTTTTTAAATGGTTACATCAAGGTCATCATTGTTCAAGAGAACCTACACCTTGGACATCTTTTGCTTTTGATCCACCTGAAGCGATCGCACAAACATTTTTCTTTTTAGTTATAGTTTTTATTATGCCACTTCACTTCATTACTGTTATTGCTGCCTTAATCACGATGACTATTTGGGCAGTGTTTACCCATCTTGGTTTTGAAATATTTCCTGCATCGTTTCCTCGTCATTGGTTAGGAAAGTGGTTAATAGGTCCAACCCATCATTCAATCCATCATCGCAAATACACGGTGCATTATGGACTGTATTTTACTTGGTGGGATAAGTTGCTTAATACTCACGATCCTAATTATGATCATTGGGATTAA
- a CDS encoding cupin domain-containing protein: MMTNTLPFSIQRTFDVEKLVCFSEEKAIVTEISITKHSSIAVWGVRPGQQVPAHTHPDGQDTWIVIRGELTYYLGDGQKKIISAGQVDVAEPFQVHGAINEGFEDAVFLSVYSAPSLKVISASP; this comes from the coding sequence ATGATGACTAATACTTTACCTTTCTCTATCCAGCGCACATTTGATGTTGAAAAATTGGTTTGCTTTTCCGAAGAAAAAGCTATTGTTACAGAAATTTCTATCACAAAACATTCCAGCATTGCTGTCTGGGGCGTGCGCCCAGGTCAACAAGTGCCTGCACATACTCATCCCGATGGTCAAGACACCTGGATTGTTATTAGAGGAGAATTGACTTACTATCTTGGTGACGGACAAAAAAAAATTATCTCTGCTGGTCAAGTAGATGTTGCTGAACCGTTTCAGGTTCATGGAGCAATCAATGAAGGATTTGAAGACGCAGTGTTTCTCTCCGTATATTCTGCACCAAGTCTCAAAGTCATTAGTGCATCTCCCTAA
- a CDS encoding carbohydrate ABC transporter permease, whose protein sequence is MKQYKLTPYLFLLPALLLLGLTVFFPAIQAFSLSFTRYEFDLTQAPQWIGWQNFERLKTDVVFWQTIKNTLLYLVGVVPILVIAPLFLAILVNQKLKGINWFRTAFYTPVVISMIVAGIAWKALYTQNGLLNQFLKQFGIAEGIPWLTDPNLALWSVMVVTIWKGLGYYMVIYLAGLQAIAPELYEAAAIDGSDNWRKHWDITLPLMRPYLLLVAVISAISATKVFEEIYIMTQGGPRNSSKTVVYYLYERAFQDLDISYACTIGLVLFLGILGLSILNLRFSSKN, encoded by the coding sequence ATGAAACAATACAAATTAACTCCTTATTTATTTTTATTACCAGCTTTATTGCTACTGGGATTAACTGTATTTTTTCCTGCTATTCAAGCTTTTTCTTTAAGTTTTACTCGTTACGAATTTGACCTAACCCAAGCCCCTCAATGGATTGGTTGGCAAAACTTTGAGCGTTTAAAAACCGATGTTGTTTTTTGGCAAACTATCAAAAATACCTTGCTATATTTAGTGGGAGTCGTTCCTATTTTAGTGATTGCTCCTTTATTTCTGGCGATTTTAGTTAATCAAAAACTGAAAGGAATTAATTGGTTTCGGACGGCTTTTTATACTCCTGTCGTGATTTCGATGATAGTAGCAGGAATTGCTTGGAAAGCTCTTTATACTCAAAATGGTTTACTTAACCAATTTCTTAAACAATTTGGTATTGCAGAAGGCATTCCTTGGTTAACTGATCCTAATTTAGCTCTATGGAGTGTGATGGTAGTTACAATTTGGAAAGGACTAGGTTACTACATGGTAATCTATTTAGCTGGCTTACAAGCGATCGCTCCAGAATTATATGAAGCTGCTGCGATTGATGGTTCAGATAATTGGCGCAAACATTGGGATATAACTTTGCCACTGATGCGTCCTTATTTATTATTGGTAGCAGTTATTTCTGCCATTTCTGCCACTAAAGTCTTTGAAGAAATTTATATCATGACTCAAGGTGGTCCGCGCAATAGTTCTAAAACTGTGGTTTATTATCTTTATGAGCGAGCGTTTCAAGATTTGGATATTAGCTACGCTTGTACGATTGGTTTAGTGTTATTTTTAGGAATTTTGGGTTTATCGATTTTAAATTTACGTTTTTCTAGTAAGAATTAA
- a CDS encoding branched-chain amino acid ABC transporter permease, with protein MVGYLVFLTISIGLFAIFALGLNLQWGFTGLINFGHVAFMTVGAYTTVLLSSLGVPLIIAVLIGALVAALLGLLIGMSTLRLREDYLAIVTIGVSELLRLIALNEEWLTKGAFGIQRYQLPLERFDPNGIGKTIAIGILTILAIFAVWQLWQGLKNQWRESREIQGKSYQPRKKIGAIIWGAIAFSLILTVYINSFLALSDYNYKAGLMLLVLITLAIIYWGLQLLVNSPWGRVLKAIREDEEIARALGKNVFWYKLQAFMLGGAIAGVAGAFYAWQLTTVYPSNFEPIVTFNAWTMVVLGGAGSNAGTLLGVIIFWAYDALTRFYLPQLGLVDNSSAGALRIMIIGLILMVLMIWRPQGILGKKEELTLGK; from the coding sequence ATGGTTGGTTATCTTGTTTTCCTGACAATCTCTATCGGTTTATTTGCAATTTTTGCTCTTGGATTAAACTTACAATGGGGTTTTACAGGCTTAATTAACTTTGGTCATGTGGCTTTTATGACTGTCGGGGCATATACCACAGTTTTATTAAGCTCTTTGGGTGTACCTTTAATCATTGCTGTTTTAATCGGGGCATTAGTAGCAGCATTATTGGGATTATTAATTGGAATGTCTACCTTGAGATTGCGAGAAGATTATTTAGCAATTGTAACAATTGGCGTTTCAGAATTGTTGAGGTTAATTGCTCTTAATGAGGAATGGTTGACTAAAGGCGCATTTGGAATTCAACGTTATCAATTGCCCTTGGAAAGATTTGATCCTAATGGCATCGGCAAAACGATCGCGATTGGGATTTTAACTATTTTAGCTATTTTTGCAGTTTGGCAATTGTGGCAAGGTTTAAAAAATCAATGGCGAGAAAGTCGAGAAATTCAAGGAAAAAGTTATCAACCCCGTAAAAAAATCGGTGCCATTATTTGGGGTGCGATCGCTTTTAGTTTAATTTTAACTGTTTATATTAATAGTTTTCTTGCTCTTTCTGATTACAATTACAAAGCAGGCTTGATGTTATTAGTGTTAATAACTTTAGCTATTATTTATTGGGGTTTGCAATTATTAGTAAATTCTCCTTGGGGTAGAGTACTAAAAGCGATTAGAGAAGATGAAGAAATTGCTCGGGCATTAGGTAAAAACGTTTTTTGGTATAAATTACAAGCTTTTATGTTGGGTGGTGCGATCGCAGGTGTAGCTGGGGCTTTTTATGCTTGGCAGTTGACTACGGTTTATCCAAGTAATTTTGAACCAATTGTTACTTTTAATGCTTGGACAATGGTAGTCTTGGGTGGTGCAGGAAGTAATGCAGGAACATTACTCGGAGTAATTATTTTCTGGGCGTATGATGCGTTGACACGTTTTTATTTGCCTCAATTAGGTTTAGTCGATAATTCTAGTGCAGGGGCATTACGAATTATGATTATTGGTTTAATTTTAATGGTTCTAATGATTTGGCGACCCCAAGGCATCCTTGGTAAGAAAGAAGAACTAACTTTAGGAAAATGA
- a CDS encoding glycoside hydrolase family 10 protein: MSEIRGIWLANRPHSQVLASRQNIAEAMDFLQQQGFNLIFPVVWNRGYTLFPSQVMADYGFPIIEPFYESQSRDPLSEIITEAHQRNIEVIPWFEYGFAASHLANGGHILQSQPHWKAIAFNGEVVKHGGLIWMNAFNLEVQQFMLNLILEVVTKYNIEGIQGCDRLPALPVIGGYNQETIKLYQAEFSTPPPRNPHNQQWLQWRANLLTDFLAQVYQQVKAVNPQLIISLSPAVYPFCLNNLLQDTKTWLTRGIVDLIHPQIYRSSFGNYRQEVKQIKRIFPTNSHSKFVPGIAFTANNQELSIHDLLQCVQLNRASGFSGQVFFHYEGLRKNNDAVATALYQLGGYNQIASLPF, translated from the coding sequence ATGAGCGAAATTCGTGGCATTTGGCTGGCAAATCGTCCCCATAGTCAAGTTTTAGCATCAAGACAAAATATTGCTGAAGCGATGGATTTTTTACAACAGCAGGGATTTAATCTGATTTTTCCTGTTGTCTGGAATCGAGGTTATACTTTGTTTCCCAGTCAAGTAATGGCAGATTATGGTTTTCCTATCATTGAACCATTTTATGAATCTCAATCAAGAGATCCTCTCTCAGAAATTATTACCGAGGCACATCAGCGCAACATTGAAGTAATTCCTTGGTTTGAATATGGTTTTGCAGCTTCCCATCTAGCTAATGGAGGACACATTTTACAATCGCAACCGCACTGGAAAGCGATCGCTTTTAATGGGGAAGTAGTTAAACATGGTGGTTTAATTTGGATGAATGCTTTTAATTTAGAAGTTCAACAGTTTATGTTGAATTTAATTTTAGAAGTAGTAACTAAATATAATATTGAAGGTATTCAAGGATGCGATCGCTTGCCTGCTCTTCCTGTTATCGGAGGATACAATCAAGAAACAATTAAACTCTATCAAGCTGAATTTTCTACTCCACCACCTCGTAATCCCCACAACCAACAGTGGCTACAATGGCGCGCTAATTTACTAACTGATTTTCTCGCTCAAGTTTATCAACAAGTCAAAGCAGTTAACCCTCAATTAATTATTTCTTTGTCTCCCGCCGTTTATCCTTTTTGTTTGAATAATCTGCTACAAGATACTAAAACTTGGCTTACCAGAGGCATAGTAGATTTAATTCATCCCCAAATTTATCGTTCTAGTTTTGGTAATTATCGCCAGGAAGTTAAACAAATTAAACGAATTTTTCCGACTAATTCACACTCTAAATTTGTGCCTGGAATTGCTTTTACTGCCAATAATCAAGAACTAAGCATTCACGACCTCCTTCAATGTGTTCAATTAAATCGCGCTAGTGGTTTTAGTGGGCAAGTATTTTTTCACTACGAAGGTTTACGCAAAAATAACGATGCGGTAGCAACTGCACTGTATCAATTAGGAGGTTACAATCAAATAGCTTCTTTACCTTTCTAA
- a CDS encoding HAD family hydrolase: MLRVITDFDGPIMDVSERYYQVYQYCLEQTKYEQQSIHQLSKEEFWQLKRARVPEYKIGIKSGLDETQAQKFALIRKNTVHTLPYLSYDQVLPNAISVLEKLQYLGVDLVVMTMRREKELAEAFERYNLARFFPPNRRYCLSNDYLKTTDIEDKPLLMKKAVSELPPASDLWMIGDTEADIVAAKQHQVKIIGVLSGIRDRKHLEQYQPNFIANDLTEAINLVLQHTNQIQLLSAESN, translated from the coding sequence ATGCTAAGAGTCATTACCGATTTCGACGGTCCGATTATGGATGTTTCGGAACGCTACTACCAAGTTTATCAATATTGTTTAGAACAAACTAAATACGAGCAACAATCAATTCACCAACTAAGCAAAGAAGAATTCTGGCAGCTTAAACGAGCGCGTGTACCTGAATATAAAATTGGGATCAAATCAGGTTTAGACGAAACTCAAGCCCAAAAATTTGCTCTCATCCGCAAAAACACGGTTCATACTCTACCTTACCTCAGTTACGATCAAGTTCTTCCTAATGCCATCTCCGTTTTAGAAAAACTACAGTATTTAGGAGTAGATCTGGTTGTCATGACAATGCGACGAGAAAAAGAGTTAGCAGAAGCATTTGAACGCTATAATTTAGCTCGTTTTTTTCCCCCCAACCGTCGTTATTGCCTAAGCAATGATTATCTTAAAACAACCGATATTGAAGATAAACCTTTACTGATGAAAAAAGCTGTAAGCGAATTACCTCCTGCTTCCGATCTGTGGATGATCGGAGATACAGAAGCAGACATCGTAGCAGCTAAACAACATCAAGTTAAAATTATTGGAGTTTTATCAGGCATTCGCGATCGCAAGCATTTAGAACAATATCAACCTAATTTTATTGCTAATGATTTAACAGAAGCGATTAATTTAGTGCTTCAACACACTAATCAAATTCAACTCCTCAGCGCAGAAAGCAACTAG
- a CDS encoding CPP1-like family protein, producing MNEQNPYEQLNVTENASFEEIQNAKRKLKEQYSQDTKVLESIEAAYDAIIMDRLRLRQEGKIKVPERIRFPERLVETPSDFTPVTQKNSPQWLKNLLDRPSQAEILWPTGIYIVLAATAVFAQSTEASLLPLLMALGFMANIYFLNRKENKFPRSLLISLVVLLVGIGLGNGLAQLLLSQTGGIGLNVEQFASVLTFCLFWIASCFLR from the coding sequence ATGAACGAACAAAATCCTTATGAGCAACTTAATGTCACAGAAAATGCGTCTTTTGAAGAAATTCAAAATGCCAAGAGAAAGCTCAAGGAACAATATAGCCAAGATACAAAAGTATTAGAAAGTATTGAAGCTGCTTATGATGCGATTATTATGGATCGTCTCAGATTACGTCAGGAAGGTAAAATTAAAGTTCCAGAAAGAATTCGTTTTCCTGAAAGACTAGTAGAAACTCCTTCTGATTTTACTCCTGTTACTCAGAAGAATTCACCTCAATGGCTCAAAAACTTGCTTGATAGACCTTCACAAGCTGAGATTCTTTGGCCAACGGGAATATATATAGTTTTAGCTGCGACCGCGGTTTTTGCTCAAAGCACGGAAGCTTCTTTACTTCCTTTACTAATGGCATTGGGTTTTATGGCTAATATCTATTTTCTCAATCGCAAAGAAAATAAGTTTCCTCGTTCTTTGTTAATTAGTTTAGTTGTATTATTAGTGGGTATTGGATTGGGTAATGGATTAGCTCAGTTATTATTGAGCCAAACTGGTGGAATAGGGTTAAATGTTGAGCAATTTGCTTCAGTTTTGACTTTTTGTTTGTTTTGGATAGCTAGTTGCTTTCTGCGCTGA
- a CDS encoding DUF2839 domain-containing protein, whose amino-acid sequence MGEAKRRKTALGEKYGQEQTILSWLPITKTQAEQFIQWTTRGAWIGIGMMVAIWITVRFIGPAFGWWEIY is encoded by the coding sequence ATGGGTGAAGCAAAACGCCGTAAAACTGCATTGGGTGAAAAATATGGACAAGAGCAAACCATTTTATCTTGGTTACCTATAACTAAAACACAAGCGGAACAGTTTATTCAATGGACTACTAGAGGAGCTTGGATTGGTATTGGTATGATGGTAGCGATTTGGATTACAGTGAGATTTATTGGACCTGCCTTTGGCTGGTGGGAAATTTACTAA